In a single window of the Verrucomicrobiia bacterium genome:
- a CDS encoding ATP-binding cassette domain-containing protein encodes MSPNPRPDHGVSVEVRGLRRSFGNNEVLKGIDLLIQPGEVFVLMGPSGSGKSVLLRHIIGLEEPEQGEILINGESIHSPGVMDKYRMAMVFQSGALLNSLTVGENVGLYLSEHRLKSPEEIDGIVSEKLETVGLKGTENKLPGELSGGMRKRVAIARALVTEPQLILYDEPTSELDPLSAVVIGDEIRELNERIHVTSLIVSHDRDLAFGVADRIGVINDGRIVALGTPDEVKQSADPMIRRFLHADFKRTNQS; translated from the coding sequence ATGAGCCCCAACCCACGTCCGGATCATGGCGTCAGCGTCGAAGTCCGCGGGCTGCGGCGCAGTTTCGGCAACAACGAAGTCCTCAAAGGCATCGATTTGTTGATCCAGCCGGGCGAGGTGTTCGTTCTGATGGGCCCAAGCGGCAGCGGCAAAAGTGTCCTGCTGCGCCACATCATCGGCCTCGAGGAACCCGAACAGGGCGAGATCCTGATCAATGGCGAATCCATCCACTCTCCCGGCGTGATGGATAAATACAGGATGGCAATGGTCTTTCAATCAGGCGCCTTGCTCAACTCGTTGACGGTCGGAGAAAACGTCGGGCTTTACCTTTCCGAACACCGCTTGAAATCCCCTGAGGAAATCGACGGCATCGTTTCCGAGAAACTCGAGACCGTGGGGCTCAAGGGGACGGAAAACAAGCTGCCTGGCGAACTTTCGGGCGGAATGAGGAAACGCGTGGCCATCGCCCGCGCCCTTGTCACCGAGCCGCAGTTGATTCTTTACGACGAACCCACGAGCGAGCTCGACCCGTTGTCCGCAGTCGTGATCGGCGATGAAATTCGAGAATTGAACGAGCGAATCCACGTCACCTCGTTGATTGTCTCGCACGACCGCGATCTCGCGTTCGGCGTGGCGGATCGCATTGGAGTCATCAATGACGGAAGGATCGTGGCCCTGGGAACGCCGGACGAAGTCAAACAGAGCGCGGATCCGATGATTCGCCGCTTTTTGCATGCCGATTTCAAACGAACGAACCAAAGTTGA
- a CDS encoding ABC transporter permease, whose amino-acid sequence MFENIGEMVVLFWRTLMALPVTWRQRQKVFDQFFEIGNASLLMVCILSFFIGGVIALQTGPVLVERGLASAVGGLVGISTAKELAPVMMSILIAGRIGSAMAAEIGSMRVYQEIDALRTMNINPIHYLVLPRILAVAMALPLLVVFSILVSWLGGAMVSAANNRIDISFPAFFTNLREVVDVPDVANGVFKSFCFALVIGVVSCHQGLVTRGGPRGIGRSVTKAVVNSIVLIVLFDYILTRLLLK is encoded by the coding sequence ATGTTCGAAAACATCGGTGAAATGGTCGTGCTGTTCTGGCGCACGCTGATGGCGCTGCCGGTAACGTGGCGCCAGCGCCAGAAAGTGTTCGATCAGTTCTTTGAGATCGGCAATGCCAGCCTGCTGATGGTCTGCATTCTTTCGTTCTTCATCGGTGGCGTCATCGCTCTCCAAACAGGACCTGTCCTTGTCGAGCGCGGTCTTGCCAGCGCCGTCGGCGGCCTCGTCGGCATCTCCACCGCCAAGGAACTCGCGCCCGTGATGATGTCCATCCTGATCGCCGGCCGCATTGGTTCAGCCATGGCTGCCGAGATAGGCTCCATGCGCGTCTATCAGGAAATTGATGCGTTGCGCACGATGAACATCAACCCGATTCATTACTTGGTGCTTCCCCGGATTCTCGCTGTCGCAATGGCGCTGCCGCTGCTTGTCGTGTTTTCGATTCTTGTTTCATGGCTCGGCGGCGCAATGGTGTCCGCCGCGAACAATCGCATCGATATCTCGTTTCCTGCATTCTTCACCAACCTCCGTGAGGTCGTGGACGTTCCTGATGTTGCCAATGGCGTGTTCAAAAGCTTCTGCTTTGCGCTCGTGATTGGGGTCGTCTCCTGTCATCAGGGCCTGGTCACCCGCGGAGGGCCCCGCGGCATCGGCCGCTCTGTCACCAAGGCTGTCGTGAACTCGATCGTTCTGATCGTGCTCTTTGATTACATCCTCACCCGACTCCTGCTGAAATGA
- a CDS encoding MMPL family transporter, translating to MNKLTDQSLMARVLAALARAICRRPSLFIYPQIILFGLSVFITIQYLQFDTSRDNLVSSNKKYHRNFLEFRREFPQQDDLVVVVESEDSEKNRQFVERLGARLEAETNVFTHVLYKGDMRMLGSKALLFASPSDVADLQKTLQDYRPFIRQFSSTTNLNSLFTMINTQFRTARRGQSEENESMIRALPALERIIEQATRSLERPGKPPSPGITALFDPTGEAEKDIYITFAEGRIYLVTAHALLPSKPGENRNPEAVARLRALVKEVRREVPGVNAGVTGEPVLEIDEMEQSQRDTMIASVVSLVLCVLIFVYGYQETGRPVKATLCLIVGVGYTMAFATLVIGHLNILTITFVPILIGLAIDFGVHLITRYEEELRHGMATDAALTRAMVFTGQGIFTGAFTTAGAFMAMALTNFKGIQEMGVICGGGLLICLIPMLTMLPALLLRGRQNVIDHVQGDATPAGARIENIWLTRPRVTVAVTTVVSILALTQLPRLYFDYNLLNMQSAGLPAVVFEHKLINSASKSVLFAAVVADSLEEAVRLEEEILKLPVVAEKGGVDSIARFLAADQREQLRLIGEIKRSLDGIQFRPPDPSPVDVPALSRTLYSLRGYAGLAIQEIQDEEPELAEQLRSLRGAIENLRRTMFRGGPEDVARNGEKLGEFQLALFDDVRETFRALQTQDNSAPLAIEDLPDALRDRFIGVNGRFLLQVYPKNDVWVREHQEEFVEALQKVDPNVTGTPVQLYHYTDLLKRSYQEAALYALGAIVLLVFIHFRSLVSVLLALTPVAIGSIWTGALMGFFGIPLNPANIMTLPLVIGIGVTNGIHILNRFAEEQTPSILGKSTGKAVFASGLTTIAGFGSLILARHQGIQSLGAVMSTGVLMCMAAALTFVPALLNLTQKRHPKNKQPSVENARSTLGREEPR from the coding sequence ATGAATAAGCTGACCGACCAGTCATTGATGGCACGCGTGCTCGCCGCCCTGGCACGCGCAATCTGCCGCCGGCCCTCGCTGTTCATCTATCCGCAAATCATTCTCTTCGGCCTCAGCGTTTTCATAACGATCCAGTACCTCCAATTCGACACCAGCCGCGATAATCTCGTGAGCTCGAATAAGAAGTATCATCGCAACTTTCTCGAGTTCCGACGGGAATTTCCGCAACAGGACGATTTGGTGGTGGTGGTGGAGAGCGAGGATTCTGAAAAAAACCGCCAATTCGTGGAACGGCTCGGGGCGCGCCTTGAAGCCGAGACGAATGTTTTTACACACGTGCTGTACAAGGGCGACATGCGGATGCTCGGGAGCAAGGCATTGTTGTTTGCCTCGCCTTCAGATGTCGCTGACCTGCAGAAGACGCTCCAGGATTACCGCCCGTTCATACGCCAGTTCAGCAGCACGACGAATTTGAATTCGTTGTTCACGATGATCAACACCCAGTTCCGCACTGCGCGGCGGGGTCAATCCGAAGAGAACGAATCGATGATTAGGGCGCTGCCTGCGCTCGAGCGCATTATCGAGCAGGCGACCAGGAGCCTCGAACGGCCGGGAAAACCGCCATCGCCGGGAATCACCGCGTTGTTCGATCCCACGGGCGAAGCGGAAAAGGATATCTACATCACCTTTGCGGAAGGCCGCATTTATCTCGTGACCGCGCACGCGCTCCTGCCCTCAAAGCCTGGGGAAAATCGCAATCCGGAAGCGGTCGCGCGACTCCGCGCATTGGTGAAGGAAGTCCGGCGCGAAGTGCCGGGCGTCAACGCCGGGGTTACAGGCGAACCCGTATTGGAAATCGACGAAATGGAGCAATCGCAGCGTGACACCATGATCGCGAGTGTTGTGTCGCTGGTGCTTTGCGTGCTGATTTTTGTCTACGGATACCAGGAAACCGGGCGGCCCGTGAAGGCGACTCTCTGCCTGATCGTGGGCGTGGGCTACACGATGGCCTTTGCGACCCTGGTCATCGGGCATCTGAACATTCTGACCATTACGTTCGTGCCGATTCTGATTGGCCTGGCGATTGATTTCGGCGTGCACCTGATCACACGGTATGAAGAGGAATTGCGGCACGGGATGGCGACAGATGCGGCACTGACGCGGGCGATGGTGTTCACGGGGCAGGGGATCTTCACGGGCGCCTTCACAACCGCAGGAGCTTTCATGGCGATGGCGCTGACCAACTTCAAGGGAATCCAGGAAATGGGCGTAATCTGCGGCGGGGGGCTGTTGATCTGTTTGATTCCGATGCTGACGATGCTGCCGGCACTCCTGCTGCGCGGGAGACAGAATGTAATCGATCACGTTCAGGGCGACGCGACGCCCGCGGGAGCGCGCATTGAAAATATCTGGCTCACGCGGCCGCGGGTGACTGTCGCTGTTACGACGGTGGTGTCAATCCTGGCGCTGACGCAACTGCCGCGGCTCTACTTCGATTACAATCTGCTCAACATGCAAAGTGCCGGGCTCCCGGCCGTGGTGTTCGAACACAAGCTGATCAATTCAGCATCGAAATCGGTTTTGTTCGCGGCTGTGGTGGCGGATTCATTGGAAGAGGCAGTACGGTTGGAGGAGGAAATCCTGAAGTTGCCCGTAGTTGCAGAGAAAGGCGGAGTGGATTCCATAGCCCGGTTTCTCGCGGCCGACCAGCGGGAGCAGCTTCGTCTCATTGGGGAAATCAAGAGAAGCCTCGATGGAATCCAATTTCGGCCGCCCGACCCCAGTCCTGTCGACGTGCCCGCATTGAGCCGAACGCTGTATTCGCTGCGAGGTTATGCTGGTCTCGCGATTCAGGAGATCCAGGATGAGGAACCCGAGTTGGCGGAGCAGTTGCGCTCGTTGCGTGGCGCGATTGAAAACCTGCGCAGGACGATGTTCCGCGGTGGTCCAGAGGATGTCGCGCGCAACGGAGAGAAGTTGGGCGAGTTCCAGCTTGCCCTGTTCGATGACGTCCGCGAAACGTTTCGCGCGTTGCAGACCCAGGACAACAGCGCGCCTCTCGCCATCGAGGATTTGCCTGATGCGTTGCGAGACCGGTTTATCGGGGTGAACGGCCGATTTCTTCTCCAGGTTTATCCGAAAAACGATGTCTGGGTTCGTGAGCATCAGGAGGAATTTGTTGAAGCCCTGCAAAAGGTGGATCCGAATGTGACGGGTACGCCCGTGCAGCTGTACCATTACACCGACCTTTTGAAACGGAGCTACCAGGAAGCGGCGTTATATGCGCTCGGCGCCATCGTGCTCCTCGTATTCATCCACTTCCGCAGCCTGGTTTCGGTGTTGCTGGCTTTAACTCCAGTGGCGATCGGCTCGATTTGGACGGGTGCGTTAATGGGATTTTTTGGAATTCCGCTGAATCCGGCCAATATCATGACCCTGCCCCTGGTGATTGGCATCGGCGTGACGAATGGAATCCACATACTCAACCGGTTTGCGGAGGAACAAACACCCAGCATCCTCGGAAAAAGCACGGGGAAGGCGGTGTTCGCGTCGGGACTCACCACGATCGCGGGTTTCGGCAGCCTGATCCTCGCGCGGCACCAGGGAATTCAAAGCCTCGGGGCGGTGATGTCGACGGGAGTCTTAATGTGCATGGCGGCTGCGTTAACATTCGTGCCCGCGCTGCTCAACCTGACACAGAAGAGGCATCCCAAAAACAAACAACCCAGTGTCGAAAATGCACGATCGACACTGGGTCGGGAGGAACCGAGGTAA
- a CDS encoding MlaD family protein — translation MKNSLETRIGIFVALTVLAAVFILEMIGGIEKFTRGYHLHADFETVQELKVGDRVKMAGVEVGRVENIQLNATANKVRVTMKIRKNAGVRTDSLAVIRFAGLMGQNFVALNFGTPGAPLAVNETILQTAEQPDLNAIMVKLDNVASGVENLTRSFTGDKIDNLLGPFTDFLKANQVPLTMTIANLQNISAQISRGEGTIGKMIYDEALYASAVTTVSNLQHATGDIQLTLAEARKVVDQVNSGQGTMGRLLKDESLYNETTASMTNLREILQKINQGQGSVGKLVNDQEFYRNAKLTLQKLDKATEGLEDQGPLSVLGIAVNSLF, via the coding sequence ATGAAGAATTCTCTCGAAACCCGGATCGGGATTTTCGTGGCGCTCACGGTCCTCGCGGCCGTTTTCATCCTTGAGATGATTGGCGGGATTGAAAAATTCACGCGCGGGTATCACCTGCACGCCGATTTCGAAACCGTCCAGGAACTGAAGGTGGGCGACCGCGTCAAGATGGCGGGCGTCGAGGTCGGCCGCGTGGAAAACATCCAGCTGAATGCCACCGCAAACAAGGTGCGGGTCACCATGAAGATTCGCAAGAATGCGGGGGTCCGCACGGACAGCCTCGCTGTCATCCGGTTCGCTGGCCTCATGGGCCAGAACTTCGTCGCATTGAATTTTGGCACCCCCGGCGCGCCGCTGGCCGTGAACGAAACCATCCTGCAAACCGCCGAACAACCCGACTTGAATGCAATCATGGTGAAGCTCGATAATGTCGCCTCCGGTGTGGAGAACCTGACGCGCAGCTTCACGGGCGACAAAATTGACAATCTCCTGGGGCCGTTCACCGACTTCCTGAAAGCCAATCAGGTGCCGCTCACGATGACGATTGCCAACCTGCAAAACATTTCAGCACAAATCTCGCGCGGCGAGGGAACCATAGGAAAGATGATCTATGATGAAGCCCTTTATGCGTCAGCAGTGACCACCGTCAGCAATCTCCAGCACGCGACCGGCGACATTCAGCTCACGCTCGCGGAGGCGCGCAAGGTTGTCGACCAGGTCAACTCAGGGCAGGGGACCATGGGCCGATTATTGAAGGACGAAAGTCTCTATAATGAGACCACGGCCTCGATGACAAACCTTCGCGAGATCCTGCAGAAGATCAACCAGGGCCAGGGATCCGTGGGCAAGCTGGTCAACGACCAGGAATTTTATCGCAACGCAAAACTGACGCTTCAGAAACTCGACAAGGCGACGGAGGGGCTCGAGGACCAGGGGCCGCTGAGCGTCCTTGGCATTGCGGTGAACAGCCTGTTCTAG
- a CDS encoding ComEC/Rec2 family competence protein, translating into MRRPLGYVALAYAMGLIVANGVPLPPWLLFALAFSVALIALLAPERRKSLVFPLVLLTAWTNLAHRTAIVSPNDLRLQLDGNAEEVVIRGTLAGSPSERIRLRNEVESRRTLAEIHVSQIRKNGEWRIADGTLLATVSGVLPEVHSAGQVVEVSGTIAFPAQPVVWGLFDYRSYLQRQGIHFQLITKVSDWVMVSVPARLSISQRFVTWSQQALSRGLPRIDAPVRLLWAMALGCRDVLPNEAYEPFIISGTMHLFAISGLHMGLIAAILVALCRVTRVPRHWCGVVVIPLLWFYTGATGWTASAVRASVMMSIVVGGWSLRRPVDLLNSFSTAALVILVWDPQQLFQAGFQLSFLVVFSMALLLPPFEQLRDKLLQADPWLPPALVPRWKRWAGIPLRHVATAVISSIAAWLGAWPLTAYYFHLFSPVTVLSNLLMVPLGSAALACTLGSLFCGPVFPFLGELFNHSGWLWMVLMTKIGEAAAKLPGAFFYQRAPEPIDMGIYYSALIYSLSGHAFRRKFRMWTFAAVLAIGCFYGARAWHSHRTAILYAIPCSGSNAVYIDAPGSSDDILVDCGNADAFRFVVEPFLRSRGVDSLGRLVVTHGDARAMAGAEQLIAEIPTRHVITSGARFRSAPYRAFLKTLEARPAAWEKVMKGDTAGTWSVLHPAAAARHTLADDACLVLKGTLNGVSILLLSELGREGQMALLESGADLRADIVITGIPERAEPLRADLLDAIAPALIVVADAELPATKRATPALRQRLENHPAPVIYMRDSGAVKITARDGQWSYTTRK; encoded by the coding sequence ATGAGACGGCCGCTGGGGTATGTGGCGCTGGCCTATGCGATGGGATTGATTGTGGCGAATGGGGTTCCTTTGCCGCCATGGCTTCTCTTTGCACTCGCATTTTCCGTTGCGCTGATTGCACTCCTCGCTCCAGAACGGCGCAAATCGCTCGTATTTCCGCTCGTCCTGCTCACCGCATGGACGAACCTCGCGCATCGCACGGCAATTGTTTCGCCCAACGACTTGCGGCTGCAGCTGGATGGGAACGCGGAGGAGGTGGTCATCCGCGGCACACTCGCGGGCTCGCCCAGCGAACGGATCCGTTTGAGGAACGAGGTTGAGAGCCGTCGCACTCTCGCGGAAATTCATGTCAGTCAGATTCGGAAAAACGGCGAGTGGAGGATTGCCGATGGGACGCTTCTCGCCACGGTTTCGGGCGTTCTGCCGGAGGTTCATTCAGCGGGACAAGTCGTGGAGGTTTCGGGAACGATCGCTTTCCCGGCTCAGCCCGTCGTATGGGGATTGTTTGATTATCGCTCCTACCTGCAGCGCCAGGGAATTCACTTCCAGCTGATCACCAAAGTCTCTGATTGGGTAATGGTCTCAGTCCCTGCCAGGTTATCCATAAGCCAGCGGTTCGTAACGTGGTCGCAGCAGGCGCTTTCACGCGGGCTGCCGCGCATCGATGCACCGGTTCGACTGCTTTGGGCGATGGCTCTCGGCTGCCGCGATGTTCTCCCAAATGAAGCCTACGAGCCGTTCATCATTTCCGGCACGATGCATCTGTTCGCAATCAGCGGGCTTCACATGGGATTGATTGCGGCCATTCTGGTGGCGCTTTGTCGAGTCACTCGCGTGCCGCGTCACTGGTGCGGTGTGGTGGTGATTCCCTTGCTATGGTTCTATACGGGCGCAACGGGCTGGACGGCGAGTGCAGTGCGCGCATCGGTGATGATGAGCATCGTGGTTGGCGGTTGGTCCCTGCGCCGTCCCGTTGATCTCCTGAACTCATTCTCGACGGCCGCGCTGGTGATCCTCGTATGGGATCCGCAACAACTTTTTCAGGCCGGATTCCAACTGTCCTTTCTCGTTGTGTTCAGCATGGCGTTGTTGCTGCCGCCATTCGAACAACTGCGCGACAAGTTGCTGCAAGCGGATCCGTGGCTGCCTCCAGCGTTGGTGCCCCGATGGAAACGGTGGGCGGGAATTCCGCTGCGCCACGTTGCAACCGCCGTGATTTCATCCATAGCCGCGTGGCTGGGAGCATGGCCCCTCACGGCGTATTACTTTCACCTTTTCAGTCCAGTCACTGTGCTTTCCAACCTGCTCATGGTTCCGCTCGGGAGTGCGGCACTGGCATGCACGCTCGGCAGTTTATTTTGCGGACCCGTGTTTCCATTTCTTGGCGAGTTGTTCAATCACAGCGGCTGGCTTTGGATGGTTCTCATGACGAAGATTGGAGAAGCCGCTGCTAAACTGCCCGGAGCATTCTTTTATCAACGGGCGCCCGAACCCATCGACATGGGAATTTATTACAGCGCGTTGATTTATTCTCTCAGCGGGCATGCATTCCGCAGGAAGTTTCGGATGTGGACGTTCGCCGCAGTTCTTGCGATTGGATGTTTTTACGGAGCACGTGCGTGGCACAGCCACAGGACAGCGATCCTGTATGCCATCCCGTGTTCCGGGAGCAACGCGGTATACATCGATGCGCCGGGAAGTTCCGATGATATCCTTGTCGACTGCGGGAACGCAGATGCATTTCGGTTTGTTGTGGAACCGTTTCTCCGATCCCGCGGCGTGGATTCCCTTGGGCGCCTGGTGGTCACGCACGGGGATGCTCGCGCGATGGCAGGCGCCGAACAGCTCATTGCGGAGATTCCCACCAGGCATGTGATCACGAGTGGCGCGCGTTTCAGGTCGGCGCCTTACCGGGCATTTCTGAAAACGCTGGAAGCGCGGCCCGCCGCATGGGAGAAGGTGATGAAAGGAGACACTGCCGGAACGTGGAGCGTGCTGCATCCCGCTGCCGCCGCTCGTCACACGCTTGCCGACGACGCATGCCTCGTTCTCAAGGGAACCCTGAACGGCGTCAGCATTTTGCTGCTTTCAGAGCTGGGACGGGAAGGGCAGATGGCGTTGTTGGAATCAGGGGCTGACTTGCGGGCAGACATTGTGATTACAGGAATTCCTGAGAGAGCGGAACCGTTGCGCGCGGATTTGCTCGATGCGATTGCTCCTGCCCTGATCGTGGTTGCGGACGCGGAGCTGCCTGCAACAAAACGCGCCACGCCGGCCTTGCGGCAGCGCCTGGAAAATCATCCTGCGCCAGTGATCTACATGCGGGATTCCGGCGCAGTGAAGATCACCGCGCGCGACGGACAGTGGAGTTATACAACGCGGAAATGA